The following are from one region of the Rhizobium etli 8C-3 genome:
- a CDS encoding LysR family transcriptional regulator, with protein MDITDSGVKIRHLQILREVMRAGSERLAAQMLRITQPAVSQNIKQLEETVGFALFRRENNRLIPTVKAWEFLRTIDAAFAGLDRIGPSIDFLRSNDTRMIGIAAPSAFSFATLPKVVKRLRERSRSYAVQVKTGTYQQIADHVLNGRSDLGISRLPLDERILDWMPVGSATNVCLFPVNHRFAAQQLVTAEDLAGEAIIDIDPQFASHQMSVNALRYMGTAPDIAVEYDANGNDIGYVMTGIGVSITNEIIASEYAEFDVAFREFQPGATYHYVVVWQKDRKLSDSLRFALEEIVAALTDRAA; from the coding sequence ATGGACATCACCGACTCCGGAGTGAAGATCCGCCACCTTCAAATATTACGGGAGGTCATGCGCGCCGGCTCGGAAAGGCTCGCAGCGCAGATGTTGCGAATAACCCAGCCGGCGGTCAGCCAAAACATCAAGCAGCTAGAGGAGACTGTCGGCTTCGCACTCTTTCGCCGGGAAAACAACAGGTTGATCCCCACCGTCAAGGCATGGGAATTTCTACGCACAATCGACGCGGCGTTTGCCGGACTTGATCGGATCGGACCGTCAATCGACTTCCTGCGGAGCAACGATACGCGAATGATCGGCATCGCGGCGCCAAGCGCTTTCTCCTTCGCGACCTTGCCGAAAGTGGTCAAAAGGCTTCGGGAGAGAAGCCGCTCTTACGCCGTTCAGGTGAAAACAGGAACCTATCAGCAGATTGCAGATCATGTGTTAAACGGCCGCTCGGATCTTGGCATCTCCCGATTGCCTCTTGATGAGCGCATTCTTGATTGGATGCCGGTCGGCTCAGCCACCAACGTATGTCTTTTTCCGGTCAACCATCGATTTGCGGCACAGCAGCTTGTTACTGCCGAAGATCTTGCCGGTGAGGCGATCATCGACATCGACCCGCAATTTGCCTCTCACCAAATGAGCGTCAATGCCCTTCGGTATATGGGAACCGCTCCTGACATCGCCGTGGAATATGACGCCAATGGCAATGACATTGGCTATGTCATGACAGGGATCGGCGTCTCGATTACGAACGAGATTATTGCGAGCGAATATGCTGAATTCGACGTTGCATTCCGCGAATTTCAGCCAGGGGCAACATATCACTACGTCGTCGTTTGGCAAAAAGATCGAAAGCTGAGTGATAGCCTAAGATTTGCATTGGAAGAGATAGTCGCGGCTTTGACAGATCGGGCTGCTTGA
- a CDS encoding transporter substrate-binding domain-containing protein, producing MKRTLLLALSLVVCANNAGAMDRKTLTIASEGASPPWNAITPQGELAGFDIDVGRDLCRRMKFECTFVPQDWDGIIPALTVGKFDAIMSGMAITEKRKKSIAFSKPYAGGFNQVVIRKDLNLPPTDTLAELDLTTIDPEKQAKIEELRAALNGRTLGVLRSSNSEAVLNELFGKVATIRSYDSQDNMHLDLVAERIDGGLADYFTWKAFLDSTDGGIATLYGPRLSGGLWGPGVGVGLRQDDGELVAAFDSAIEAATSDGTLKRLSEQWFKIDVSPQTSN from the coding sequence GTGAAACGAACACTTCTGCTTGCCCTGTCTCTTGTCGTCTGCGCCAACAACGCGGGAGCAATGGACAGGAAGACACTGACAATCGCCTCTGAAGGTGCTTCGCCGCCCTGGAATGCCATCACCCCCCAAGGGGAGCTCGCCGGCTTTGACATCGACGTCGGCCGCGATCTTTGCCGGAGGATGAAGTTCGAGTGCACTTTCGTGCCTCAGGACTGGGACGGAATCATACCGGCGCTCACCGTTGGAAAGTTCGATGCCATCATGTCGGGGATGGCGATAACTGAGAAGCGGAAGAAATCTATCGCTTTTTCCAAGCCCTACGCCGGAGGTTTCAACCAAGTTGTCATACGCAAAGATCTCAATCTTCCGCCCACGGATACGTTGGCCGAGCTCGACCTCACAACTATCGACCCTGAAAAGCAGGCAAAGATCGAGGAGCTTCGAGCCGCTCTCAACGGCAGAACTTTGGGCGTATTGCGATCATCGAATTCGGAAGCGGTGCTCAATGAACTGTTCGGAAAGGTCGCGACGATCAGGAGCTACGATTCCCAGGACAACATGCATCTCGATCTCGTGGCTGAGCGCATCGATGGCGGTCTTGCCGACTATTTCACCTGGAAAGCCTTCCTCGACAGCACGGATGGCGGGATTGCGACGCTCTACGGCCCGCGGCTCTCCGGTGGCCTGTGGGGCCCGGGTGTCGGCGTCGGGCTCCGGCAAGATGACGGCGAACTGGTTGCGGCATTCGATAGCGCCATCGAGGCCGCCACGAGCGACGGAACCCTGAAGCGGCTGAGCGAGCAATGGTTCAAGATCGATGTTTCGCCGCAGACATCGAACTAG
- a CDS encoding DUF3606 domain-containing protein: protein MATTSKARSQDRARVAGGQDHEVKYEARKEGISKEAVKKTVKNVGNSRKKVEAELDRH from the coding sequence ATGGCAACCACATCCAAAGCCCGCAGCCAGGATCGTGCTCGCGTCGCAGGTGGTCAGGATCACGAGGTGAAGTACGAAGCCCGGAAGGAAGGCATTTCCAAGGAAGCGGTGAAGAAGACCGTGAAGAACGTAGGCAACAGTCGCAAGAAGGTCGAAGCCGAACTCGACCGGCACTAA
- a CDS encoding ABC transporter permease: MSMTIALEAFLTLPRGLLLTLVLTFASLAAGFAVSVPLAFLRASSNPWASAPVLAYTYAFRGTPLLVQLFLIYYGIGQLPLVRQSFLWAVMREPFWCAFIAFTLNSAAHTTEVLRGGIQAVPRGQIEAAKALGLSRFHTARLIVFPLTLRIALPAYANEVVGMLKASSLASTITLLEVTGLARQLVSETFAPYEVFIAAGAFYLLLTLLITQGFQMLETRWTPTANRPPPAQPVPRRANGKPPLASAET, encoded by the coding sequence ATGAGCATGACCATCGCGCTTGAAGCGTTTCTCACCCTTCCCCGCGGCCTTCTTCTCACTCTGGTTCTGACATTCGCATCGCTTGCCGCAGGCTTCGCCGTCTCGGTCCCGCTCGCCTTCCTACGGGCATCATCAAATCCGTGGGCTTCCGCGCCCGTGCTGGCATATACCTATGCGTTCCGCGGCACGCCACTTCTGGTTCAGCTTTTCCTGATTTACTACGGGATTGGCCAGCTTCCCCTCGTCCGCCAAAGCTTTCTATGGGCCGTGATGCGAGAGCCATTCTGGTGCGCCTTCATTGCTTTCACCCTGAACAGCGCCGCCCATACGACAGAAGTTCTGCGCGGCGGGATCCAGGCGGTCCCGCGTGGGCAGATTGAAGCGGCCAAAGCCTTGGGCCTTTCCCGTTTCCACACTGCCCGTCTTATCGTGTTCCCTTTGACCCTCAGGATCGCTCTTCCCGCCTATGCAAATGAGGTGGTTGGAATGCTGAAGGCAAGCTCCCTTGCAAGCACCATCACGCTGCTTGAGGTGACCGGGCTCGCCCGACAGCTGGTGTCGGAGACATTCGCCCCATACGAGGTCTTCATTGCCGCGGGGGCTTTCTATCTGCTGCTTACCCTCTTGATCACGCAAGGTTTCCAGATGCTGGAGACGCGTTGGACGCCGACGGCAAACCGTCCACCGCCGGCGCAACCTGTACCTCGAAGAGCGAACGGAAAGCCGCCTCTCGCCTCGGCTGAAACTTGA
- a CDS encoding helix-turn-helix domain-containing protein, producing MALVIHWQGGDHTRMTVKKNKIGQTRWAVKADVVDLVRNLARQLPDLSIAAILNRSGKRTGHGASWTRSHVCSLRNIHGISVYREGERAERGERTLDEAADILKVSRATAYRMVSSGVLPARQLCTGAPWIIQLSDLQHETVRREADARRSRRPISQDPVQNPLLL from the coding sequence TTGGCGCTCGTCATTCATTGGCAGGGTGGCGATCACACCCGGATGACGGTGAAGAAAAACAAGATCGGCCAGACCCGCTGGGCAGTTAAGGCTGATGTTGTCGATCTCGTTCGCAACTTGGCGAGGCAGTTGCCCGATTTGTCGATCGCAGCAATCTTGAATCGATCCGGCAAGCGGACAGGGCATGGCGCCAGCTGGACGCGAAGCCACGTCTGCAGTCTTCGCAACATCCACGGCATCTCCGTCTATCGAGAAGGTGAACGGGCCGAACGCGGTGAGAGAACCCTCGACGAGGCCGCCGACATTCTAAAGGTGAGTCGAGCTACCGCCTACCGGATGGTCAGCAGCGGTGTCCTTCCCGCTCGCCAGTTATGCACCGGAGCGCCGTGGATCATCCAGCTTTCCGACCTTCAACACGAAACCGTGCGCCGCGAAGCCGATGCCAGGCGATCCCGGCGTCCGATATCTCAGGATCCGGTTCAAAATCCTCTTTTATTATAA
- a CDS encoding ABC transporter permease subunit (The N-terminal region of this protein, as described by TIGR01726, is a three transmembrane segment that identifies a subfamily of ABC transporter permease subunits, which specificities that include histidine, arginine, glutamine, glutamate, L-cystine (sic), the opines (in Agrobacterium) octopine and nopaline, etc.): MYAFVDQFLSGLKNTLLVFALSCAFGTLLGLLIAVLRNSTRKSVSSCMRAYTGIIRGVPELLIILLTYFGGTALLSAITGGYIEINAFAAGVAALTVVFSGYAAEIFRGAINAVAPGQREAAAALGLSNAQIWFLIIIPQMIPIALPAFCNLCISLIKDTSLISVVGLTDVMRVAYIGAGSLRAPLPFYLAASAIYLALTSLSLLSFRLLERRYSLPAMKG; encoded by the coding sequence TTGTACGCATTTGTAGATCAATTTTTATCTGGATTGAAGAACACACTTTTAGTGTTTGCCTTGAGCTGCGCTTTCGGGACCCTATTAGGTTTGCTTATTGCCGTTCTCCGCAACTCGACCCGCAAGTCGGTTTCATCGTGCATGCGGGCCTACACGGGCATCATCCGGGGTGTTCCGGAACTTCTGATCATCCTCCTGACGTATTTCGGCGGAACCGCCCTTTTGAGCGCGATTACCGGTGGCTACATCGAGATTAATGCATTTGCGGCCGGTGTCGCGGCACTGACCGTCGTATTCAGTGGGTACGCCGCGGAAATATTCCGTGGTGCGATCAACGCGGTTGCACCAGGCCAACGAGAGGCTGCAGCGGCGCTCGGGCTTTCGAACGCGCAGATTTGGTTTCTGATCATCATTCCCCAGATGATCCCGATCGCTCTGCCGGCATTCTGTAACCTCTGCATCTCCTTGATAAAGGATACATCGCTGATTTCCGTCGTCGGGCTGACGGATGTCATGCGCGTCGCCTATATAGGCGCAGGCTCACTGCGCGCTCCACTCCCCTTCTATCTCGCAGCGTCTGCAATCTACCTCGCCCTCACAAGCCTGTCGCTTCTTTCGTTCCGGTTATTGGAGCGCCGCTATTCGCTCCCGGCGATGAAAGGTTGA